One window of the Emcibacter sp. genome contains the following:
- a CDS encoding CDP-alcohol phosphatidyltransferase family protein translates to MSESIKRTNEIEEFTNLYLIHPVSSWLVPRFAALRVTPNMVSLSGMLAGFFAGFAYYNYHDSLSAILGFALMLTWHILDGADGQLARLTQTQSEIGKVIDGICDYVVFISVYIALGLTLAPDLGPWIWALVIMAGVSHAIQAGAYETQRQEYDFWGHGKLSARLPEPEELQKGLNGGLFGRIAGKLECGYVKMQYAFSGVETAQRHEIQHLLDKNPEQAGEIRAIYRLVFSRSVKLWSVMCANYRTFAIFIACIIREPVVYFLFEVVILNLVLMILVRKQQKYNRLFLQQLRDLTSE, encoded by the coding sequence ATGTCAGAATCGATCAAGAGAACCAATGAGATAGAGGAATTTACCAATCTCTATCTCATTCATCCTGTCAGCAGTTGGCTGGTTCCCAGGTTTGCCGCCTTGCGGGTAACTCCCAACATGGTTTCCCTGTCCGGGATGCTGGCCGGATTTTTTGCCGGTTTTGCCTATTACAATTACCATGACAGCCTGTCAGCAATTCTCGGGTTTGCCCTGATGCTGACCTGGCATATCCTGGACGGTGCCGACGGGCAGCTTGCCCGCCTGACCCAGACCCAGTCCGAAATCGGCAAGGTCATCGACGGCATTTGCGACTATGTGGTGTTTATTTCGGTCTATATCGCCCTTGGCCTGACACTGGCGCCGGACCTGGGTCCGTGGATATGGGCACTGGTGATTATGGCCGGCGTTTCCCATGCCATACAGGCCGGCGCTTACGAAACCCAGCGCCAGGAATATGATTTCTGGGGTCACGGCAAGCTTTCCGCCCGACTGCCCGAACCCGAGGAATTACAGAAAGGCCTGAACGGCGGACTGTTCGGCCGGATCGCCGGCAAACTGGAATGTGGCTATGTGAAAATGCAATATGCTTTTTCCGGCGTCGAAACCGCCCAGCGGCACGAAATACAGCATCTTCTTGACAAAAATCCTGAACAGGCCGGTGAAATCAGGGCGATCTATCGCCTGGTCTTCTCCCGCTCGGTCAAATTATGGTCCGTCATGTGCGCCAACTACCGCACTTTTGCCATATTTATAGCTTGTATTATACGTGAACCTGTTGTGTATTTCCTGTTTGAAGTGGTGATATTGAATCTGGTTCTGATGATATTGGTTCGCAAGCAACAAAAATATAACAGACTGTTCTTACAACAGCTCAGGGATCTGACTTCGGAGTAG